From a single Columba livia isolate bColLiv1 breed racing homer chromosome 19, bColLiv1.pat.W.v2, whole genome shotgun sequence genomic region:
- the TRUB2 gene encoding pseudouridylate synthase TRUB2, mitochondrial isoform X2, translating to MRVPVLADHPLVRGPRFRRLKIGAGHRLDVKASGVFVLGIGHGNKLFTDLYNCHLTRVYTVGGLFGKATDDFSDTGKLVEKTTFDHITREKLERILAVIQGTNHKALLMYSNIDMKTQEAYELAVQGLIRPMEKSPPIITGIRCLQFAPPEFQLEVHCLHETQQYLRKIVHEIGLELKSSAVCTQVRRTRDGVFTLDDALLRTQWNLQSIQKAIWDCQLKVKTELEKTLGHQDKSLLQTADAEMAHTADS from the exons ATGAGGGTGCCAGTGCTGGCCGACCACCCGCTCG TGCGAGGCCCGCGGTTCAGGCGGCTGAAGATCGGAGCGGGTCACCGGCTGGACGTGAAAGCCTCGGGAGTGTTCG TGCTTGGCATAGGCCACGGGAACAAGCTGTTCACCGACCTGTACAACTGCCACCTGACCAGG GTTTACACTGTCGGTGGGCTGTTTGGTAAAGCCACTGATGACTTCTCAGACACAGGGAAGCTTGTAGAGAAGACAACATTTG ATCATATCACAAGGGAGAAGCTGGAACGGATTCTCGCGGTCATCCAAGGAACAAATCATAAGGCCCTGCTGAT gtATTCCAACATTGATATGAAAACACAAGAGGCATACGAGCTGGCTGTCCAGGGGTTGATTCGCCCCATGGAAAAGAGCCCTCCGATAATCACAGGCATCCGATGCCTCCAGTTTGCACCACCAGAATTCCAGCTAG AAGTCCATTGCTTGCATGAGACGCAGCAGTACCTCCGAAAAATAGTTCACGAGATTGGTCTGGAGCTGAAATCATCTGCTGTGTGCACACAAGTGCGGAGAACACGCGATGGTGTTTTCACACTGGATGACGCTCTCCTGAGGACGCAGTGGAACCTGCAGAGTATACAGAAAGCAATTTGGGACTGTCAGCTTAAAGTGAAAACAGAGTTGGAGAAAACACTAGGTCATCAGGATAAAAGTCTCCTTCAGACGGCGGATGCGGAGATGGCCCACACTGCAGACAGCTGA
- the TRUB2 gene encoding pseudouridylate synthase TRUB2, mitochondrial isoform X1, whose protein sequence is MAAVPSGLFAVYKPAGVAWGCVREAVETKLLRDLNAASVRAPRQHVRFLPAPGDSGDTGLVAMRVPVLADHPLVRGPRFRRLKIGAGHRLDVKASGVFVLGIGHGNKLFTDLYNCHLTRVYTVGGLFGKATDDFSDTGKLVEKTTFDHITREKLERILAVIQGTNHKALLMYSNIDMKTQEAYELAVQGLIRPMEKSPPIITGIRCLQFAPPEFQLEVHCLHETQQYLRKIVHEIGLELKSSAVCTQVRRTRDGVFTLDDALLRTQWNLQSIQKAIWDCQLKVKTELEKTLGHQDKSLLQTADAEMAHTADS, encoded by the exons ATGGCGGCGGTGCCGAGCGGGCTGTTCGCCGTGTACAAACCGGCGGGGGTGGCGTGGGGCTGCGTCCGGGAGGCGGTGGAGACGAAGCTGCTGCGCG ACCTGAACGCGGCGTCGGTGCGCGCCCCGCGGCAACACGTCCGGTTCCTGCCGGCCCCGGGTGAcagcggggacacggggctggTGGCCATGAGGGTGCCAGTGCTGGCCGACCACCCGCTCG TGCGAGGCCCGCGGTTCAGGCGGCTGAAGATCGGAGCGGGTCACCGGCTGGACGTGAAAGCCTCGGGAGTGTTCG TGCTTGGCATAGGCCACGGGAACAAGCTGTTCACCGACCTGTACAACTGCCACCTGACCAGG GTTTACACTGTCGGTGGGCTGTTTGGTAAAGCCACTGATGACTTCTCAGACACAGGGAAGCTTGTAGAGAAGACAACATTTG ATCATATCACAAGGGAGAAGCTGGAACGGATTCTCGCGGTCATCCAAGGAACAAATCATAAGGCCCTGCTGAT gtATTCCAACATTGATATGAAAACACAAGAGGCATACGAGCTGGCTGTCCAGGGGTTGATTCGCCCCATGGAAAAGAGCCCTCCGATAATCACAGGCATCCGATGCCTCCAGTTTGCACCACCAGAATTCCAGCTAG AAGTCCATTGCTTGCATGAGACGCAGCAGTACCTCCGAAAAATAGTTCACGAGATTGGTCTGGAGCTGAAATCATCTGCTGTGTGCACACAAGTGCGGAGAACACGCGATGGTGTTTTCACACTGGATGACGCTCTCCTGAGGACGCAGTGGAACCTGCAGAGTATACAGAAAGCAATTTGGGACTGTCAGCTTAAAGTGAAAACAGAGTTGGAGAAAACACTAGGTCATCAGGATAAAAGTCTCCTTCAGACGGCGGATGCGGAGATGGCCCACACTGCAGACAGCTGA
- the COQ4 gene encoding ubiquinone biosynthesis protein COQ4 homolog, mitochondrial has protein sequence MLLLRRAVARAGVTLLRAGLGSPGRTCVSHSEPRARDGHGEEEEEEEEEEEEGCYQLYPGHIPTSPLQKALLAAGSAVMALYDPYRHDMVAVLGETTGCLALPNLRDKMKHHPEGYRILQERPRIRLSTLDMTRLRGLPDGTLGREYVRFLEDNKVSPDTRMPPKFVDDEELAYVIQRYREVHDMMHTLLGMPTNMLGEVVVKWFEAVQTGLPMCVLGAAFGPIHLSARKLQVLATELVPWAIRSGLNASCILNVYYEQRWEQSVESLREEIGIFPPPAIRV, from the exons ATGCTGCTGCTGCGGCGGGCGGTGGCGCGGGCCGGGGTCACGCTGCTGCGGGCGGGTCTCGGTTCTCCAG GCAGAACGTGTGTGAGCCACAGCGAGCCGCGGGCCCGGGATGGACacggcgaggaggaggaggaggaggaggaggaggaggaggaagggtgcTACCAGCTGTACCCCGGGCACATCCCCACCAGCCCGCTGCAGAAGGCGCTGCTGGCCGCCGGCTCGGCGGTTATGGCTCTGTATGACCCCTACAGACACG ACATGGTTGCAGTCCTCGGGGAGACCACAGGCTGCCTTGCCCTACCCAACCTGCGAGACAAGATGAAACACCACCCTGAAGGTTACCGCATCCTCCA GGAACGGCCTCGCATCCGTCTCTCCACCTTGGACATGACCAGGCTGCGGGGGCTGCCGGACGGCACGCTGGGCCGAGAGTATGTCCGGTTCTTGGAGGACAAT AAGGTTTCTCCAGACACCCGGATGCCACCCAAATTTGTTGATGATGAAGAGCTGGCGTACGTGATCCAGCGGTACCGAGAAGTCCATGACATGATGCACACCCTCCTCGGCATGCCAACCAACATGCTAG gtGAGGTCGTGGTGAAGTGGTTTGAAGCCGTCCAGACAGGGCTGCCCATGTGTGTCCTGGGAGCAGCGTTCGGCCCCATCCATCTCAGTGCACG AAAGCTGCAGGTCCTGGCCACTGAGCTGGTTCCCTGGGCAATTCGGAGCGGGCTCAACGCCAGCTGTATCCTGAACGTCTACTATGAGCAGCGCTGGGAGCAGTCGGTGGAATCCCTGCGGGAGGAGATTGGCATCTTCCCCCCCCCAGCCATTCGAGTGTGA